A section of the bacterium genome encodes:
- a CDS encoding efflux RND transporter permease subunit, translating to MLPKIIDWSIRNKFLVVLLTVFAIIGGIYAMLNTPVDAIPDLSDVQVIIYTKFDGQSPRIVEDQVTYPLTTAMVSVPRSTVVRGYSFFGYSLVYVIFEDGTDIYWARSRVLEYLNYAANRLPKGVVPALGPDATGVGWVFQYALTSEKRDLAELRSIQDWYLKYELSAVEGVSEVASIGGFVKQYQVTVDPNRLLAYNIPLDMVMMAIRKSNHDVGGESIEMSETEFMIRGLGYLKSVDDIKKIPLMVDKMSGTPVYLRDVADVQIGPEMRRGIGELNGEGEAVSGIIVMRYGENALKVIDAVKKKLEVLKAGLPEDVKIVTVYDRSALINRAIANLRESLIEEIAVVGIVCLIFLLHLRSGFVAIFTLPTAVLISFLIMYYQGINANIMSLGGIAIAIGAMVDAAIIMIENAHKHLEQDAGKKEHWAIIADASKEVGPSLFYSLMVMTVSFLPVFALQQQEGRLFKPLAFTKTYAMAASAFLAITIVPILMGFFIRGRIRPEEKNPINRFLIKLYDPVLHFVLRWKKSVLVAALIILIATIFPFTKIGDEFMPPLYEGDLLYMPTTLPGISVTKARELLQQTDKIIRQFPEVHHVYGKIGRAETATDPAGLDMLETTIMLKPENEWRPGMTVDKLINEMDAALKIPGLSNVWTMPIKNRIDMLSTGIKTPVGVKISGPSLQTLEAIGKEVEAVVKQVPNTLSAFAERAVGGNYVDFHTNRDEAARYGLTVEDIHNTIQSAMGGMAVTTTVEGLERYPVNLRYSRELRDNIEALKRVLVATPTGQQIPLGQLTTISVNKGPMVIRTEDTRPNVWVYVDIKDIDIGTYVKMAKHAVAENINLPPGYNIVWSGQYEYMQRAEQRLMFVIPLTILIIFVIIYLSTRSVTKTLIVFLAVPFSLVGAIWLLYLLDYNFSIAVWVGMIALAGLDAETGVVMLLYLDVAFDNAKKKGLMRTLGHLREAIYEGAVRRIRPKVMTVGTTFAGLLPIMWSAGTGADVMKRIAAPMVGGLFTSLLLELTVYPVIYYLWKGKEIRAKKESQSF from the coding sequence ATGCTACCCAAAATCATAGACTGGTCTATTCGCAACAAATTTCTCGTCGTCCTGCTCACCGTCTTTGCCATCATCGGCGGCATTTATGCGATGCTCAACACGCCGGTGGATGCGATTCCGGATTTGAGCGACGTGCAAGTGATCATTTACACCAAGTTCGACGGCCAATCGCCGCGCATCGTTGAAGATCAGGTGACGTATCCCTTGACGACTGCAATGGTCTCGGTGCCGCGCTCGACGGTGGTGCGCGGCTACTCGTTTTTCGGCTACTCGCTGGTTTATGTGATATTCGAAGATGGCACGGACATTTACTGGGCGCGCTCGCGCGTGCTCGAGTATCTCAACTACGCGGCGAATCGTTTGCCCAAAGGCGTCGTGCCCGCGCTCGGTCCGGATGCCACCGGCGTCGGCTGGGTGTTTCAATATGCCCTCACCTCCGAAAAGCGCGATCTCGCCGAGCTGCGCTCGATTCAAGATTGGTATTTGAAATATGAACTCAGCGCCGTTGAAGGCGTTTCCGAAGTTGCCAGCATCGGCGGCTTCGTCAAGCAGTATCAAGTCACCGTCGATCCCAATCGCCTGCTCGCCTACAACATTCCGCTCGACATGGTGATGATGGCCATCCGCAAGAGCAACCACGACGTGGGCGGCGAGAGTATCGAAATGAGCGAGACGGAATTCATGATCCGCGGCCTCGGTTATCTCAAATCCGTGGACGACATCAAAAAGATTCCGTTGATGGTGGATAAGATGAGCGGCACGCCGGTGTATCTGCGCGACGTGGCGGACGTGCAAATCGGACCGGAAATGCGCCGCGGCATTGGCGAGCTGAACGGCGAGGGTGAGGCGGTGAGCGGCATCATCGTCATGCGCTATGGCGAGAACGCGCTGAAAGTGATCGACGCGGTGAAGAAGAAACTGGAAGTGTTGAAGGCCGGTTTGCCGGAAGATGTGAAGATCGTCACCGTTTACGACCGTTCGGCGTTGATCAATCGCGCCATCGCCAACTTGCGCGAAAGCTTGATTGAAGAAATTGCGGTCGTCGGCATCGTGTGTTTGATCTTTCTGCTGCACCTGCGCAGCGGCTTCGTCGCGATTTTCACTTTGCCCACCGCGGTGTTGATCTCGTTTTTGATCATGTACTACCAAGGCATCAACGCCAACATTATGTCGCTCGGCGGCATTGCCATTGCCATCGGCGCGATGGTGGACGCGGCGATCATCATGATCGAAAACGCGCACAAGCATCTCGAACAAGATGCCGGCAAAAAAGAGCATTGGGCGATCATTGCCGATGCCTCAAAAGAGGTCGGCCCCTCGCTGTTTTATTCTTTGATGGTGATGACGGTTTCGTTTTTGCCTGTCTTTGCTCTGCAACAGCAAGAGGGCCGGCTCTTCAAACCGCTGGCTTTCACCAAAACCTACGCGATGGCGGCCTCGGCGTTTCTCGCGATTACCATCGTGCCGATTTTGATGGGATTCTTCATTCGCGGCCGCATCCGCCCGGAAGAAAAAAATCCCATCAACCGTTTTTTGATCAAGCTGTATGATCCGGTGCTGCACTTCGTGCTGCGCTGGAAAAAATCCGTGCTCGTTGCGGCTTTGATCATCCTCATCGCCACGATTTTTCCCTTCACGAAAATCGGCGACGAGTTTATGCCGCCGCTTTATGAAGGAGACTTGCTCTACATGCCGACCACTTTGCCCGGCATCAGCGTCACCAAAGCGCGTGAGCTTTTGCAGCAGACTGACAAGATCATTCGCCAATTTCCGGAAGTGCATCACGTGTACGGCAAAATCGGCCGCGCCGAAACCGCCACTGACCCGGCGGGGCTTGACATGCTCGAAACCACAATCATGCTCAAACCGGAAAACGAGTGGCGACCCGGCATGACCGTGGACAAGCTCATCAACGAAATGGATGCGGCGCTGAAAATTCCCGGCTTGTCGAACGTGTGGACCATGCCGATCAAAAATCGTATTGACATGCTTTCGACCGGCATCAAAACCCCGGTCGGCGTAAAAATCTCCGGCCCGAGTTTGCAGACACTCGAAGCCATCGGCAAAGAGGTTGAAGCCGTCGTCAAGCAAGTGCCCAACACGCTTTCTGCTTTTGCCGAGCGCGCGGTCGGCGGCAATTACGTTGATTTCCATACTAATCGCGATGAAGCCGCGCGTTACGGCTTGACGGTTGAAGACATTCACAACACCATTCAATCCGCCATGGGCGGCATGGCGGTGACAACGACGGTCGAAGGGCTTGAGCGCTATCCGGTGAATTTGCGTTACAGCCGCGAGCTGCGCGACAATATTGAGGCGCTCAAGCGTGTGCTGGTGGCGACTCCAACCGGACAACAAATTCCGCTCGGCCAGCTCACCACCATCAGCGTCAACAAAGGCCCGATGGTGATTCGCACGGAAGACACGCGGCCGAATGTTTGGGTCTACGTGGATATCAAAGACATCGACATTGGCACGTATGTGAAGATGGCGAAGCATGCCGTGGCGGAAAACATCAATCTGCCGCCAGGATATAACATCGTGTGGAGCGGGCAATACGAATACATGCAACGCGCCGAACAAAGGTTGATGTTCGTCATTCCGCTGACGATTCTTATCATCTTTGTGATCATTTATCTCAGCACGCGCTCGGTGACAAAAACGCTTATTGTGTTTCTGGCGGTGCCGTTCTCGCTGGTTGGCGCCATCTGGCTGCTCTATCTGCTCGACTACAATTTCAGCATCGCGGTGTGGGTTGGCATGATCGCCCTTGCGGGCCTCGATGCCGAGACCGGGGTGGTGATGTTGTTGTATCTCGACGTCGCTTTTGACAATGCCAAAAAGAAAGGCCTCATGCGAACATTGGGCCATCTGCGCGAGGCGATTTACGAAGGCGCCGTGCGCCGCATTCGTCCGAAAGTGATGACGGTCGGCACCACGTTCGCCGGCCTGCTGCCGATCATGTGGAGCGCCGGCACCGGCGCCGACGTGATGAAGCGCATCGCCGCGCCCATGGTCGGTGGCTTGTTTACTTCATTATTGTTGGAGTTGACAGTTTATCCAGTGATTTATTATCTTTGGAAGGGGAAGGAAATAAGAGCGAAGAAAGAGTCTCAGTCTTTTTGA
- a CDS encoding efflux RND transporter periplasmic adaptor subunit has translation MQSRMLSFGSCLLLLAIFLMACEKKAGQIATTDVPSSVDKKDRKILYYKDPMHPWLTSPKPAKAPDCGMDMVPVYEGEEEEQPGSAIKIDPTVVQNIGVKTEAVQKRKLAKAIRTVGKVEVDESKLYAVNTKIMGWVEKLYVNVTGQPVKKGQPLLEIYSPDLVSTQEEYLLALRYQNAVSGSELKETLAGSSSLVESARRRLEFWDVTDAQIAELEKTGKPRRTLTFYSPADGIVMEKMVVQGAAVMPGMDMFKIVDLSKVWVMADVYEYELPWIKAGEPAEMELSFIPGRTFTGKVTYIYPMLAMESRTAKVRLEFANPAGEIQLRPEMFATVRLKSEMGEETIAVPEQAIIRSGERLVAIVARDGGYFDVREVRAGLVAEGQMQILEGLHEGEQLVVSSQFLIDSESNLRAAIAQFTSTHAGHGEARSQGALQDKEPTVGGEYEGHQMREESKSTEHSARKAKQTGGKKYTCEMHPEVIMDAPGDCPKCGMRLVEVK, from the coding sequence ATGCAATCTCGAATGCTCTCATTTGGCTCTTGTCTTTTGTTGCTCGCCATCTTTCTGATGGCTTGCGAAAAGAAGGCCGGGCAAATTGCAACCACCGACGTACCCTCGTCGGTGGATAAAAAAGACCGCAAGATTCTCTACTACAAAGACCCGATGCACCCCTGGCTCACTTCGCCAAAGCCGGCGAAAGCGCCGGATTGCGGCATGGACATGGTGCCGGTTTATGAAGGTGAAGAGGAAGAGCAGCCCGGCAGCGCGATCAAAATCGATCCGACCGTCGTGCAAAACATCGGCGTCAAAACCGAAGCGGTGCAAAAACGCAAGCTCGCAAAAGCGATTCGCACCGTCGGCAAAGTCGAAGTGGACGAATCCAAGCTCTACGCGGTGAACACCAAGATCATGGGCTGGGTGGAGAAGCTTTATGTGAATGTCACCGGCCAGCCCGTGAAAAAGGGCCAGCCACTGCTGGAGATTTATTCGCCAGACTTGGTTTCAACGCAGGAAGAATACCTTCTCGCCTTACGCTATCAAAATGCCGTGAGCGGCAGCGAATTGAAAGAGACGCTGGCCGGCTCGTCGAGCCTGGTCGAGAGCGCACGCCGGCGGTTGGAGTTTTGGGATGTCACAGATGCTCAAATCGCCGAGCTGGAAAAGACTGGCAAACCGCGGCGCACACTGACTTTCTACTCTCCCGCTGACGGCATCGTGATGGAAAAAATGGTTGTGCAAGGCGCCGCGGTCATGCCCGGCATGGACATGTTCAAAATCGTCGACCTCTCGAAAGTGTGGGTAATGGCGGATGTTTATGAATACGAGCTGCCGTGGATCAAAGCCGGCGAACCTGCGGAAATGGAGCTTTCTTTTATTCCTGGCAGAACCTTTACCGGCAAAGTCACCTACATCTATCCCATGCTGGCGATGGAAAGCCGCACCGCCAAAGTCCGCCTGGAATTCGCCAACCCGGCCGGCGAGATTCAACTGCGGCCGGAGATGTTTGCAACCGTGCGTTTGAAATCTGAAATGGGTGAAGAAACCATTGCCGTGCCCGAGCAAGCCATCATCCGCAGCGGCGAACGGCTTGTCGCCATCGTGGCGCGCGACGGCGGCTATTTCGACGTGCGCGAAGTGAGAGCCGGTCTGGTTGCTGAAGGCCAAATGCAAATTCTCGAAGGCTTGCACGAAGGCGAGCAGCTCGTCGTTTCTTCACAATTCTTGATCGACTCTGAAAGCAATTTGCGCGCGGCCATTGCACAGTTCACCAGCACTCATGCCGGACACGGTGAGGCAAGGAGCCAAGGAGCCTTGCAAGACAAGGAGCCAACTGTGGGTGGGGAATACGAGGGACACCAGATGCGGGAAGAAAGCAAGTCGACTGAGCATTCGGCGCGCAAGGCAAAGCAGACTGGCGGGAAAAAGTATACCTGCGAAATGCATCCTGAAGTGATCATGGACGCGCCCGGCGATTGCCCGAAGTGCGGGATGAGACTCGTAGAGGTGAAGTAA
- a CDS encoding glycoside hydrolase — translation MTEMGNCKTMKAKLAFLGVFAMSLGCRSSESSRDFQTVIQPLSSPAQNRSSVPNLFSAPDGKIYLSWIESLTEERYVLKFSVLEKNGWSSARTIAQGEKWFVNWADFPSICVLNNGALAAHWLAKVGNEKYAYAVKISLSPDGGNSWTEPITPHTDGTPTEHGFVSLLPWENGGVLAVWLDGRNMWRNDNGVMSIRSANIAMNKNFCNEAVLDDRVCDCCQTGAGLTPNGAIVAYRDRSENEIRDIAVARFENGAWLQPETLFNDGWEINGCPVNGPAVATAGNNAAIAWYTEAKDTAKVKIIFSRDGGKTFGRPIRVDDGDPMGRVSVSLLSNKDAVVCWMEMIESNAEVRIRRIRFDGGIGKSIAVTPTSATRASGFPRMASDGDELIFAWTKLADERSVLTAKMKLSEL, via the coding sequence TTGACAGAAATGGGAAATTGTAAAACGATGAAAGCAAAATTGGCCTTTCTGGGCGTATTCGCAATGAGTCTGGGTTGCCGCAGTTCTGAAAGCAGTAGAGATTTTCAAACGGTTATTCAGCCGCTTTCCTCTCCGGCGCAAAACCGAAGCAGCGTGCCAAATCTCTTTTCGGCGCCGGACGGCAAGATTTATTTGTCGTGGATTGAATCGTTAACCGAAGAGCGATACGTTTTAAAGTTCAGCGTGCTGGAAAAAAACGGCTGGTCGAGCGCCAGGACGATTGCACAAGGCGAGAAGTGGTTCGTGAACTGGGCAGATTTTCCTTCCATTTGTGTTTTAAATAATGGCGCGCTGGCGGCGCATTGGCTCGCCAAAGTTGGAAATGAAAAGTATGCCTATGCGGTGAAGATTTCTTTGTCACCGGATGGCGGAAATTCTTGGACGGAGCCCATTACGCCGCACACCGATGGCACGCCGACCGAGCACGGCTTCGTTTCGCTGTTGCCGTGGGAAAACGGCGGCGTGCTCGCCGTCTGGCTGGATGGCCGCAACATGTGGCGCAATGATAACGGTGTCATGAGCATACGCTCAGCCAATATCGCCATGAATAAAAATTTTTGCAATGAGGCGGTGTTGGATGATCGTGTGTGCGACTGCTGCCAAACCGGCGCGGGACTTACGCCGAATGGCGCCATCGTCGCTTATCGCGATCGTTCGGAAAATGAAATTCGCGATATCGCCGTCGCGCGCTTTGAAAACGGCGCGTGGTTGCAACCTGAAACTTTATTCAACGACGGCTGGGAAATCAACGGGTGCCCGGTGAATGGCCCGGCCGTCGCAACGGCCGGCAATAACGCCGCCATCGCCTGGTACACCGAGGCGAAAGATACGGCAAAAGTGAAAATCATTTTCTCGCGCGACGGCGGAAAAACTTTTGGCCGGCCCATTCGCGTCGATGACGGCGATCCGATGGGCCGAGTCTCCGTGAGCCTGCTTTCCAATAAGGACGCCGTTGTTTGTTGGATGGAAATGATCGAGTCGAATGCGGAAGTGCGAATTCGGCGGATTCGATTTGACGGCGGCATTGGCAAATCCATTGCCGTCACGCCGACCAGCGCCACGCGCGCCAGCGGCTTTCCGCGGATGGCGAGCGACGGCGATGAGCTTATTTTCGCCTGGACGAAGTTGGCAGATGAACGCAGTGTGCTCACGGCGAAAATGAAATTGAGCGAGCTATGA
- a CDS encoding heavy-metal-associated domain-containing protein, with protein MFKQTSLAMVLSLVLMACGKSEKTASQVEIKVPTIQCGSCQANVEEALKALDGVKSAAVDLKTKIAQVSFDDVKTSLAALEKAIAMAGYDANDTKRDSVGYANLDACCKLPEDRAGK; from the coding sequence ATGTTCAAGCAAACATCTTTGGCAATGGTTTTGAGCTTGGTGCTCATGGCTTGTGGTAAAAGTGAAAAGACCGCCAGTCAAGTGGAAATCAAAGTTCCGACCATTCAATGCGGCAGTTGCCAGGCCAATGTCGAAGAAGCATTGAAGGCCTTGGATGGCGTCAAATCAGCGGCAGTTGATTTGAAAACAAAAATCGCGCAAGTCAGCTTCGATGATGTCAAGACGAGTCTTGCGGCGCTGGAAAAAGCCATCGCCATGGCCGGCTACGACGCCAACGACACCAAACGCGATTCAGTGGGTTATGCCAATCTCGATGCGTGCTGCAAGCTGCCGGAAGATCGCGCCGGCAAATGA
- a CDS encoding heavy metal translocating P-type ATPase, with amino-acid sequence MAIDPICGMTVDETTNLRAERDGQTYYFCCEHCRQKFLAPPAPQVITLQRPLAVAKQPVTLTPSHHEKHGQHPPAPVAPACCAEVGASPTTPTSAAKYFCPMCEGITSDQPGDCPKCGMALEKNLAWQPAGKTIYTCPMHPEIERDEPGDCPICGMALEPKTVSRDTDEENAELRDMTRRFWIGAALTLPVFLLAMAHMISALNVVPGSISRWAQFILSTPVVLWAGWPFFKRGWRSIKTRHLNMFTLIAIGVGAAYFFSVAAMLLPNLFPHSMRHNGGVDIYFEAAAVIVVLVLLGQVLELRARNRTGNAIRSLLNLTPPTAHLIQDGDEREVPLATVQVGDRLRVRPGEKIPVDGVVLEGRSSVDESMITGEPIPVAKNAGDKVTGGTVNGTGSFVMQAQRVGSDTLLAQIVAMVAQAQRSRAPIQGLADKVSGYFVPAVVAIAVITSLLWYFFGPEPRLAYAIVNAVAVLIIACPCALGLATPMSVMVGVGRGAQSGVLIRNAEAIEIMEKVNTLVVDKTGTLTEGRPRLVAVSVAEGFDERELLSAAASIEQNSEHPLAAAIVQAAKERGVKPQAITDFASATGGGVMGKFNGSEITLGKLAFLQQRGLSGLAALEARAAQLQSEGNTVVFAAINGKAAGVLAIADPIKASTPEAIKELHRLGLKIIMLTGDNQRTAEAVAKNLGIDAVEAGVEPQHKHERVKQLRQQGCIVAMAGDGINDAPALAAAHVGIAMGTGTDVAMESAGITLVKGDLRGLASAVHLSRAMMRNIRQNLFFAFVYNSLGIPVAAGVLYPFFGVLLSPILAGAAMSFSSVSVIVNALRLRKQKL; translated from the coding sequence ATGGCAATAGATCCCATTTGCGGCATGACCGTGGACGAAACAACGAACCTGCGCGCCGAGCGCGACGGGCAGACCTACTATTTCTGCTGCGAGCATTGCCGGCAGAAATTTCTGGCGCCGCCTGCGCCACAAGTCATCACCCTGCAACGGCCCCTTGCGGTCGCAAAACAGCCTGTGACGCTCACGCCTTCGCACCACGAGAAGCACGGCCAGCACCCGCCGGCGCCGGTCGCGCCCGCGTGCTGCGCGGAGGTCGGTGCTTCACCAACAACGCCCACTTCCGCTGCGAAATACTTCTGCCCAATGTGTGAGGGCATCACAAGCGACCAACCCGGCGATTGCCCGAAGTGCGGCATGGCATTGGAAAAGAATCTGGCCTGGCAGCCAGCAGGCAAAACCATTTACACTTGTCCCATGCACCCGGAAATCGAGCGGGATGAGCCTGGCGATTGCCCGATCTGCGGCATGGCGCTGGAGCCGAAAACAGTGTCACGCGACACCGATGAAGAAAACGCCGAGCTGCGCGACATGACGCGCCGTTTCTGGATTGGCGCAGCGCTCACGTTGCCGGTTTTTCTGCTGGCGATGGCGCATATGATTTCAGCGCTGAACGTGGTACCCGGAAGTATTTCACGTTGGGCACAATTCATACTCAGCACACCGGTGGTGTTGTGGGCGGGCTGGCCGTTCTTCAAACGCGGCTGGCGTTCGATCAAAACGCGGCACCTCAACATGTTCACGCTGATCGCGATCGGCGTCGGCGCGGCTTATTTCTTCAGCGTCGCGGCAATGCTGTTGCCCAATCTGTTTCCCCATTCCATGCGGCACAATGGCGGTGTGGACATTTATTTCGAAGCCGCGGCAGTGATTGTCGTGCTGGTGTTACTCGGACAAGTGCTCGAATTGCGTGCGCGCAACCGTACCGGCAACGCCATTCGCAGCCTGCTCAATTTGACGCCACCGACCGCGCATCTCATCCAGGACGGCGATGAACGCGAAGTGCCGCTGGCAACAGTGCAGGTAGGCGATCGCTTGCGCGTGCGGCCGGGCGAAAAGATTCCGGTTGATGGTGTCGTGCTCGAAGGCCGCAGCAGCGTGGACGAATCAATGATCACTGGCGAGCCGATTCCCGTGGCAAAGAATGCCGGCGACAAAGTCACCGGTGGCACGGTCAATGGCACCGGCAGCTTTGTGATGCAGGCGCAGCGCGTGGGCAGTGACACTTTGCTGGCGCAAATCGTCGCTATGGTCGCGCAAGCGCAACGCAGCCGCGCGCCGATTCAAGGGCTGGCCGACAAAGTTTCCGGCTATTTTGTTCCCGCCGTCGTCGCCATTGCCGTAATCACTTCATTACTTTGGTATTTCTTCGGGCCGGAGCCGCGTCTGGCTTATGCCATTGTCAACGCCGTTGCGGTGTTGATTATTGCCTGTCCCTGTGCTTTGGGTTTGGCGACGCCGATGTCGGTGATGGTGGGCGTGGGCCGCGGCGCGCAATCCGGCGTGCTCATTCGCAACGCCGAAGCCATCGAAATCATGGAGAAAGTCAATACGCTGGTTGTTGACAAAACCGGCACGCTCACCGAAGGCAGGCCGCGTCTCGTTGCCGTATCTGTCGCAGAGGGATTTGATGAGCGTGAATTACTTTCCGCGGCCGCATCCATCGAACAGAACAGCGAGCATCCGCTGGCGGCCGCAATTGTGCAAGCCGCAAAAGAACGGGGCGTGAAGCCACAGGCAATAACAGATTTCGCCTCGGCCACCGGCGGCGGCGTGATGGGCAAATTCAACGGCAGCGAAATCACGCTTGGCAAGCTTGCTTTTTTGCAGCAGCGCGGCCTGAGCGGACTCGCGGCACTCGAAGCACGCGCAGCGCAACTGCAATCCGAGGGCAACACGGTGGTGTTCGCCGCAATCAACGGCAAAGCCGCGGGCGTGCTGGCGATTGCCGATCCGATCAAAGCTTCAACGCCCGAGGCCATCAAAGAATTGCACCGGCTCGGTTTGAAAATCATCATGCTCACCGGCGACAATCAACGCACGGCTGAGGCCGTGGCGAAGAATCTCGGCATCGATGCAGTCGAGGCGGGTGTGGAACCACAGCACAAACACGAGCGCGTCAAACAACTACGGCAACAGGGCTGTATCGTGGCGATGGCGGGCGACGGCATCAACGATGCGCCGGCATTGGCCGCGGCGCATGTCGGCATTGCCATGGGTACGGGCACGGATGTCGCAATGGAAAGCGCGGGCATCACGCTGGTCAAAGGCGATTTGCGCGGCCTCGCCAGCGCCGTGCATCTCAGCCGCGCGATGATGCGCAACATCCGCCAAAACCTTTTCTTCGCATTTGTATACAATTCCCTCGGCATTCCGGTGGCTGCGGGCGTGCTCTACCCATTTTTCGGCGTGCTGCTCAGTCCCATTCTCGCCGGCGCAGCCATGAGCTTCAGCTCGGTTTCGGTGATTGTCAATGCTCTGCGCTTGCGCAAGCAAAAGCTGTAA
- a CDS encoding TolC family protein → MKTEVSLKFTFCLLLGLGMSGAALAQGDHGGTLSLAALLREARARNPEIRAAEKKWQAMQARIKPAGTLADPQISLQVMDVPYPLRNALQYERAITISQMFDFPGKLGLMSGMAKREAEASSAEYARVTLQVLTEVKRTYFMLFHLDYDLEINRENRELMKQFIAIANVKYATGMGSQPDLIKAQTEYSMMFNDSLMLAQERGSMAAMLNALRDRPAGSHVPVIHEHFDPRHYSFNLDSLVQTAYAHRPELQNMLAMAEMYRLSGRLARRDYFPDFMLSFTHRKMPAMKMWDAMVSFNLPLYFWRKENLRVQEAEANFQMADAGLQSMRNMVRAEVESAFYKVEQAGRSVRIFQNTVIPQAEQSLLASRAAYENNKVDFLMLLDSQRTLRDLKLAAHQALADFGTRLAELEFAVGVEFINK, encoded by the coding sequence ATGAAAACTGAAGTCTCTCTCAAATTCACGTTCTGCCTGCTGCTTGGTCTCGGAATGAGCGGGGCAGCGTTGGCGCAAGGCGATCATGGCGGAACCCTCAGCCTTGCCGCCCTTCTCCGTGAGGCGCGCGCCCGCAATCCCGAGATTCGGGCCGCGGAGAAAAAATGGCAGGCCATGCAAGCGCGCATCAAGCCGGCCGGCACGCTCGCTGATCCGCAAATCAGCTTGCAGGTGATGGACGTGCCCTATCCCTTGCGCAATGCCTTGCAGTACGAGCGCGCGATCACCATCAGCCAGATGTTCGATTTCCCGGGCAAGCTCGGGCTGATGTCCGGCATGGCAAAGCGCGAGGCCGAGGCCAGCAGCGCGGAGTATGCACGCGTCACGCTGCAAGTGCTGACCGAGGTGAAAAGAACGTACTTCATGCTCTTTCACCTCGACTACGATCTCGAAATCAACCGCGAAAACCGCGAGCTGATGAAACAATTCATCGCGATCGCCAATGTCAAATACGCCACCGGCATGGGATCACAGCCGGACCTCATCAAGGCGCAGACCGAATATTCAATGATGTTCAACGACAGCCTGATGCTGGCGCAGGAACGCGGCTCGATGGCGGCCATGCTCAACGCGCTGCGGGATCGTCCGGCCGGCAGCCACGTGCCGGTGATTCACGAACATTTCGATCCGCGCCACTATTCCTTCAATCTGGATTCGTTGGTGCAAACGGCGTATGCTCATCGTCCGGAATTGCAGAATATGCTGGCGATGGCGGAAATGTACCGGCTCTCCGGACGCCTGGCCCGTCGCGATTATTTTCCTGATTTCATGTTGAGTTTCACGCATCGCAAGATGCCGGCGATGAAGATGTGGGATGCCATGGTCTCATTCAACCTGCCACTCTATTTTTGGCGTAAGGAGAATTTGCGTGTGCAGGAGGCCGAGGCCAACTTTCAAATGGCGGACGCCGGTCTGCAATCCATGCGCAACATGGTGCGCGCCGAAGTTGAAAGCGCCTTTTACAAAGTCGAGCAAGCGGGCCGCAGCGTGCGGATTTTTCAAAACACCGTCATCCCGCAAGCCGAGCAGTCGCTGCTGGCCAGCCGCGCCGCTTACGAGAACAACAAGGTGGATTTTCTCATGCTGCTGGACAGCCAGCGCACGCTGCGCGATCTCAAACTCGCAGCGCATCAGGCCCTGGCCGATTTCGGCACGCGGCTGGCGGAGTTGGAGTTTGCCGTTGGCGTCGAGTTTATCAATAAATAA
- a CDS encoding heavy-metal-associated domain-containing protein: MARNSLLALTLGLVLAACSNSERGHTDANGSAVAPAGVSEAKISVPTVQCGSCQNKVEKALQAVAGVKSAQVDLGAKVARVSFDPQQAGVAALENAIALTGYDANRVKRDSTAYASLAACCKLPEDR, translated from the coding sequence ATGGCAAGAAACTCGCTTCTCGCTCTGACCCTCGGTTTGGTGTTGGCAGCATGCAGCAATTCCGAGCGCGGCCACACCGACGCCAATGGCTCCGCCGTTGCGCCGGCCGGCGTTTCGGAAGCGAAGATCAGTGTTCCCACCGTGCAATGCGGCAGTTGCCAAAACAAGGTTGAAAAGGCGTTGCAAGCTGTGGCGGGCGTGAAATCCGCGCAGGTCGACTTGGGTGCGAAGGTCGCGCGGGTGAGCTTCGACCCGCAGCAGGCCGGCGTGGCGGCGCTGGAAAACGCCATTGCCCTGACGGGCTATGACGCGAACAGAGTGAAGCGCGATTCCACGGCATATGCCAGCCTCGCTGCCTGCTGCAAGCTGCCGGAAGACCGCTGA